The following proteins are co-located in the Myxococcus fulvus genome:
- a CDS encoding sensor histidine kinase, producing MHPNGGGQTRNQGMARALAWGAAMVVLLLGLATLTGWLLSARPLFPEGDSRPATAPRTSLALVLGGLALALRSSPRPSLSRRRLSALCAAGMWLIGCVSAAQDVMPPLGPLDALISQASGVLDLSIRPSPLTALCLLLLGTAMLLPERKGPRLSWSDALVMAAVLVALLGFNGLLLGPLVGAAGETFPAQRSMGLYTSIAVLLLGVGVPCSRPERGLAERLTRDTLGGFLARRMVPLALLGPTLLGACLALLHLAGLLGHEAKLPLFATLLSAGGAVLVLLVARALELLEAGQRRATAALAASEARYRGLLETTPEPLLMVDASGRMRFVNAEAERVFGHPREALLGHGVEVLVPEGLFGGQRLDGDSTARALRGQRADGTTVALEARLRNVHGPEGPSLLVVLRDVTEREQATARLQAAREEAELQRGLVQAVLNHAPVGVLFTDPTRDSLLMANPFAQTMLGPMPEHPRRGAYLDRLRHPDGRPLTMEDLPSTRATRTGEVVGPEELLITRPDGGTTPVLITAAPVFGPQGEPRGVVVTGQDLTTRHELERLREEYVSLISHDLRNPLQGITLRASLLTHALKERGMAREEALTEAILRNVAWMKSMIEELLEGSRLESRGVELRREPTDVVRFLEGVLERDVPPDLRERFLLEVATPAPLAWVDAARLERVLTNLLGNAAKYSPAGRPIHVRVSTSPEDHVVVAIRDEGPGLAREDAEHVFDKYFRTRQGSASDTQGLGLGLYISRLIIEAHGGRIWVESEPGQGSTFCFSLPTTPQGPEPHPPEEEMGPKGLEE from the coding sequence ATGCATCCGAATGGCGGGGGCCAGACCCGCAACCAGGGCATGGCCCGCGCACTCGCCTGGGGCGCCGCGATGGTCGTGCTCCTGCTGGGACTCGCCACCCTCACCGGCTGGCTGCTCTCGGCGCGCCCCCTGTTTCCCGAGGGCGACAGCAGACCGGCCACCGCGCCTCGCACCAGCCTCGCCCTCGTGCTCGGCGGCCTGGCCCTGGCCCTGAGGTCGTCTCCCCGCCCCTCCCTCTCGCGCCGGAGACTGTCCGCTCTCTGCGCCGCCGGCATGTGGCTCATCGGCTGCGTCAGCGCCGCACAGGACGTCATGCCTCCGCTGGGGCCCCTGGACGCGCTCATCTCCCAAGCGTCCGGCGTGCTCGACCTGAGCATCCGTCCCTCGCCGCTCACCGCCCTGTGCCTGCTCCTGCTCGGCACCGCGATGCTCCTCCCCGAGCGCAAGGGCCCCCGACTGTCGTGGAGCGACGCGCTCGTGATGGCGGCCGTGCTGGTGGCGCTCCTGGGCTTCAATGGCCTGCTGCTCGGTCCGCTCGTCGGCGCGGCGGGCGAGACCTTCCCGGCCCAGCGCAGCATGGGGCTCTACACCTCCATCGCCGTGCTGCTGCTGGGCGTGGGCGTGCCCTGCTCGCGGCCCGAGCGAGGGCTGGCGGAGCGGCTCACCCGGGACACGCTGGGCGGCTTCCTCGCGCGGAGGATGGTGCCCCTCGCCCTGTTGGGTCCCACCCTCCTGGGCGCGTGCCTGGCCCTGCTCCATCTGGCGGGACTGCTCGGACACGAGGCGAAGCTGCCCCTCTTCGCCACGCTCCTCAGCGCGGGCGGCGCGGTGCTCGTGCTGCTGGTGGCGCGCGCGCTGGAGCTGCTCGAGGCGGGACAACGCCGCGCCACCGCCGCGCTCGCCGCCTCCGAGGCCCGCTACCGCGGCCTCCTGGAGACCACTCCCGAGCCCCTGCTCATGGTCGACGCGAGCGGCCGGATGCGCTTCGTCAACGCGGAGGCGGAGCGCGTGTTCGGCCACCCCCGCGAAGCCCTGCTCGGACACGGAGTCGAGGTGCTCGTCCCCGAGGGACTCTTCGGCGGCCAGCGCCTGGACGGAGACTCCACCGCGCGCGCCCTGCGCGGACAGCGCGCGGACGGAACCACGGTTGCACTGGAAGCACGGTTGCGAAACGTGCATGGCCCCGAGGGCCCCAGCCTGCTCGTCGTCCTGCGCGACGTCACCGAGCGCGAGCAGGCCACCGCCCGACTCCAGGCGGCTCGCGAGGAGGCGGAGTTGCAGCGCGGGCTCGTGCAGGCCGTGCTCAACCACGCCCCCGTGGGCGTGCTCTTCACGGACCCGACGCGAGACTCCTTGCTGATGGCCAATCCCTTCGCGCAGACGATGCTCGGCCCGATGCCGGAGCATCCCAGGCGCGGCGCCTACCTGGACCGGCTGAGACATCCCGACGGACGCCCGTTGACGATGGAGGACCTGCCTTCCACCCGAGCGACGCGGACCGGAGAGGTCGTGGGCCCCGAGGAGCTGCTCATCACGCGCCCCGACGGCGGGACGACGCCCGTGCTCATCACCGCGGCGCCGGTGTTCGGCCCCCAGGGAGAGCCGCGCGGCGTGGTCGTCACCGGCCAGGACCTGACGACCCGCCACGAGCTGGAGCGCCTGCGCGAGGAGTACGTGAGCCTCATCTCGCATGACCTGCGCAATCCCCTGCAGGGCATCACCCTGCGCGCCAGCCTGCTCACCCATGCGCTGAAGGAGCGCGGCATGGCGCGCGAGGAGGCCCTCACCGAGGCCATCCTCCGCAACGTGGCGTGGATGAAGTCCATGATTGAAGAGCTGCTCGAGGGCTCGCGCCTGGAGTCCCGCGGCGTGGAGCTGCGACGCGAGCCGACCGACGTGGTGCGCTTCCTGGAAGGCGTGCTCGAGCGCGACGTCCCGCCGGACCTGCGCGAGCGCTTCCTGCTGGAGGTCGCCACCCCCGCGCCCCTCGCGTGGGTGGACGCCGCGCGACTGGAGCGGGTGCTCACCAACCTGCTGGGCAACGCGGCCAAGTACAGCCCCGCGGGGCGGCCCATCCACGTGCGCGTCTCCACCTCGCCAGAGGACCACGTCGTGGTGGCGATCAGGGACGAAGGCCCGGGCCTGGCGCGCGAGGACGCGGAGCACGTCTTCGACAAGTACTTCCGCACCCGTCAGGGCAGCGCGTCCGACACGCAGGGCCTGGGGCTGGGCCTCTACATCAGCCGGCTCATCATCGAGGCCCACGGCGGCCGCATCTGGGTGGAGAGCGAGCCGGGCCAGGGCTCCACCTTCTGCTTCAGCCTGCCCACCACGCCCCAGGGCCCCGAGCCCCATCCTCCCGAGGAGGAGATGGGACCCAAGGGCCTGGAGGAGTGA